AACCACATTTTGAAATCACAAACCGAAAACACAGAACCAACCGAGGAACAAGAAGAAGAAACGGAACAAAAACCACCAATTTCTGCACCAAGAAATCCTTCATTCATCAACAGTCACGATTGGTGCAGCGTCAGGCTGAGGCTGGGATGGATGCAGCGCCAGATGTGGAAGCGTCGATTAATCAGGCAAGGGGTGGGGGACAGGCGATGGCACCGCAAGCGCCGCAGGCATCGCAGACAACATCCGCGAACCGATGGAGGTGGCGTTTGGCGCAGATTTCAGTGGGGTGAAGGTTCACACGGATGGTCAGTCAGACCAGTTAAATCGGTCAATTCAGGCGCGTGCTTTCACAACGGGGCAGGATGTGTTCTTTCGGCAGGGGGAATATAATCCGGGGAGTCGGGGGGGACAGGAGTTAATCGCGCATGAATTGACCCATGTGGTGCAGCAGAATGGGGGAGCGGTGATCCACTTGAGCCAAACTAATGGGGAAACAAACGGAGAGAAGGGACAAGTGATCGCCCCAATAACGAGATCGGTGGCTAATAATGTGGCTCAGAAGAAAACCCCGGCTCAGGGAGGACCTTTTAAGGAGGTAGCTGTTACAGGCAGTTATCAGGCTCGGGGTGGAAAAAATAAAATGTTTAATTCACGCACTTATCCTAGGAGTCAATTTAATTTTGGTAGCAAAACAAGAAAAGAAGTGTTAAGTCAAGAAAGATATCAGGCAGCATTTACTGAGTCTTGAGATGTGATTTCTGTAACAACTAACGAAGGACAAACTATTAATGTGGCGGCAATCCAGTTAGATCATATAACTTCTTGGCAAGCTATTTCGCAATCGATGGATAACTACAATAATCAACTCCAACCCCGACCAGTGGATGACAGAAATCTGACACCTCTTGAACAAAATCAAGTGTATACGCTTTGGGATGCAAAGATGTATTACAACGATCAGGACAACCTGCAAGCAGGGGTGGCAGCGAATAATGCAGCAGCAGGAGAACAAGGTATGGTGCAGGAAATAAGAAATCCTGTGTTGGATGCTACTCTGAGCACTATTGGCACACAATGGCTACTATTGCAGCAAGCAGTCCAAGCAGTCGTTCCTCATATTCAAGATCCAGTAGATAGTGAAAATGTTCTATCGGAATTACTCAGAATTTCAGAGGAAATGGAGGAGATTAGATCAGGCCTTGGTGTATAGTGCGATCGCCTCCTATTGTAGGGTGCGTTAGTGCGATCGCCTCCTATTGTAGGGTGCGTTAACTGAAAGTACGGCACCGACCTAATCTCAATATTCCGTGCGATCGCCTGATATTGTAGTGCGATCGCCCTCTCTATTCTCACTAAAAATGCGATCGCTGATCTTGAAGTGCGATCGCGGATCTTGTAGGGTGCATTAACGCTGAGAGTACGGCACCTTATTGTTGCTAATATTCGGTGTGTTACGCGATCGCTAACACACCCTACGTTTATCATGGTGCGATGCCTGCGGCGCTTGCGGTGCCATCGCCTGATATTATAGTGCGATGCCTACGGCGGGCTAAGATTGCAAGTTGGTGAGGTACAGATAATTGTAAGGGCATGGCAGTGCCATGCCCTTACCTGCGTACCTCATTTACCTGAAATACGCTGTAATTCAAAACTCCAGGTTTCAACATGGAAGAGGTTTAAGTGCATCGCTGATTTTGTAGTGCGATCTTGTAGCGACTGTCAAAAAAGTGCGATCGTGCGGAGCGCAGTGCCGTAGTGCGATCGCATCTTTTGTAATGTGGGTTGAAGAATCAAACCCAACAAGCTAAAACTTAATGGCAAAATGTATTTTAACGCCAAGTTATGTCTAATACCAATTCAAAAAATCTTTGCCATAAATCGATAATCACAAAAGGCGCAAGGCCTTGCGCCCCCACTTTCACTGTCGCATTCTTCGTGAAAATTGCTATAACCTACTATAAGAAATATATAGATTTGTCAGAGGATGAAGCAATTGAGTAACCTAGATAAAGTTTTAGATGCAGCAATGGAACTGCCTTTAGAGCAGCAAGAAATGCTGGTACAAATTCTCACTAACCGAATTATTGAAAGTCGGCGAGATGAAATAGCCGCAGATGCAGCAGCTTCCATTGCACAATTCCAAGCAGGTAAGCTGAAAGTCCAGACGGCTGCACAAGCCATTCAAGAATTGCGGGAATATCTCAATAACCCAGATGTAGCCGATGTATAGATTGGTTATCACTAGTAAATTTAAAAGAGCATTCCGAAAATTTGCTCGTCGTAATAGTGATTTACAAGCCAGAATAGAAGAAACTATTGCGGCTATGGAACAAGATATATTTGCAGCTAACTTGGGTACTCACAAATTAGAGGGAAAGCTATCAGGGTTGCTCTCATGCTCTTGATGTGTTTCTTAGGAGCTAAGTTGTTTCACAGAAGGCGGAAAAGGTCGAGGAGTGTCAAATCTCAAAAGGATTAACCCACCTCAAATCTTCAACTTGAGAAAAATCATCCTGATTCCGACTCACTAATTGTAAAGAATACTCTAGGGCTGTAGCCGCAATGATGGCATCGGGAACTTTAATTTTCAAGCGTTTGCGAATAGCGATCGTGCGTTCAGCAATTTCGGATGTCAGAGGTAATTCTATCATCCTGGATAGGAGCCGCCGAGCTTGGATATCAGCATCTGTGGATTGTTTAAAGCCTAGCAGTTCAATACGTGAAATAACAGAATAGGCACCCAGTCCAGAAATACCTTGCCTTAAAAGATCTGTTCCAGCCTCAGAGAGCTGATTGTTTAAGTGATAGATAAAAATATTGGTGTCAAAAAGCAATTCCACTGGTTTACTGCTTACTCTCTCCAGTCTAGCTGCCGCTGCCGATTAAGGCTAGCATCAATTTCTTCAATGGGTAGATGCCCCCAACTACCACGTGTTTCTTCTAACAATGTATCAAGATCAACCAAATCAAAGGATGTCTGCAATTCAGGCTCTGGCCTAGCCACTAAACTCACAGTAGCTCGAAGCTGATTTATTAAGTAACCAAGCAGTTTCCACTGTTCTTCTAGGGTAAGCCGTTTTAGGTCACTCATCACTTGTTGCAAAGTTGGGTTCATACCGCTTAAATTTACCAGATATAATCTTAATTCTATGCGATCGCCAGGAAAGTCAAATTCTTACTGACGTAGCCCCATAACCCAACAACGCGATCGCCCCAGAATATATAAACCCAAGATAGGCCAAGATAGGCAAAACCGATGATTCAAGACCTTGATGAAACCATAAAAGAATTACTGACTCAGAAAGTACCGATTGATAACACCCAAATTGAAATCAGATTTGAGATGCCGTTTGATAAAGACTGGGAACCTAAGCCACAGACACCAAAGATTAATCTGTTTCTCTACGACATCCGCGAAAACCACGAATTACGGAGTAATGAAAGATTCCTTACCCGCAACGGGGCAATGGGCACCGAAACCAAAGATCCTGTCCGCATGGATTTTTCCTATATGATTACGGTTTGGTCAAGGGACGTTACCGATGAGCATCGGCTTTTAGGAACTCTTTTGAAAACTTTGCTGCAATATCCAATTCTGCCCCATGAGGTACTCAAAGGAGAATTTGAACTCAACAAGGACAATCCATTGGTGCCGCCCTTGCGTGCTTGGGTAACTCAACCGGAACGAACACCTAATGGCTGGGAATTTTGGACAGCTTTGGAAGGGCGGCTAAAAGCCGGTCTAAGTTACGTGGTGACAGTTCCTATTCAACCCTTTACACCAGTTGATGTACCTCTAGTAACTGAAAAGGTCATCACTTGGAAAAAAGTAGATAGACAAGATTGGAAAAAGACGTAGATCATCATTTTATGTAGCAGTCACGATTTACTGCAACAGGCAAGCACGATTGTCTGTTGTATCGACTTGTGGACGGGAACCCGGTTTGTGTGTGCTGACAGATGTGTCCCATTCGTGATAGGTTAAGGTGATGAACAATTTGTCAATGA
The Gloeotrichia echinulata CP02 DNA segment above includes these coding regions:
- the yidD gene encoding membrane protein insertion efficiency factor YidD, giving the protein MSQFAPIPNMQISLFDSLSRQIGVSAISGYQKHVSPHKGFVCAHRVLYGGESCSQYIKRVVAEDGLKVAFVKSRERFQSCKQANHILKSQTENTEPTEEQEEETEQKPPISAPRNPSFINSHDWCSVRLRLGWMQRQMWKRRLIRQGVGDRRWHRKRRRHRRQHPRTDGGGVWRRFQWGEGSHGWSVRPVKSVNSGACFHNGAGCVLSAGGI
- a CDS encoding type II toxin-antitoxin system VapC family toxin, with translation MELLFDTNIFIYHLNNQLSEAGTDLLRQGISGLGAYSVISRIELLGFKQSTDADIQARRLLSRMIELPLTSEIAERTIAIRKRLKIKVPDAIIAATALEYSLQLVSRNQDDFSQVEDLRWVNPFEI
- a CDS encoding DUF4255 domain-containing protein, whose translation is MIQDLDETIKELLTQKVPIDNTQIEIRFEMPFDKDWEPKPQTPKINLFLYDIRENHELRSNERFLTRNGAMGTETKDPVRMDFSYMITVWSRDVTDEHRLLGTLLKTLLQYPILPHEVLKGEFELNKDNPLVPPLRAWVTQPERTPNGWEFWTALEGRLKAGLSYVVTVPIQPFTPVDVPLVTEKVITWKKVDRQDWKKT